One part of the Microvirga sp. TS319 genome encodes these proteins:
- a CDS encoding DUF1656 domain-containing protein: MIKEIDLFGVFLPPMFGYAAAAALIWLVLRKCLAWSGAYRLVWHPALFNTALYILILSVCVTFVFR, encoded by the coding sequence ATGATCAAGGAAATTGATCTTTTCGGCGTCTTTCTACCACCCATGTTCGGCTATGCCGCGGCGGCCGCGCTGATCTGGCTGGTGCTGCGCAAGTGTCTTGCTTGGTCGGGCGCCTATCGCCTCGTGTGGCACCCCGCACTGTTCAACACCGCGCTCTATATCCTCATCCTGTCGGTCTGCGTCACCTTTGTCTTTCGTTAG